A window of the Polaribacter sp. HaHaR_3_91 genome harbors these coding sequences:
- a CDS encoding phosphatase PAP2 family protein, giving the protein MENNLLENIIHLDKELLIFLNSLGSEQWDPFWLVITNQLYWSPLFILIFYLTIKAYGWKQGGFMILTMILLVAFSDQFTNLIKNSVQRLRPNNDPEIKHLLRTLITPQSFSFTSGHASTSTFFSVFVVLLLKDKYKYIYFVLFWPLIFAYSRLYLGVHFPLDIIVGALVGVTFANIYYYFFKKVNQKIFQ; this is encoded by the coding sequence TTGGAAAATAATTTGTTAGAAAATATTATACATTTAGATAAAGAGTTATTAATTTTTCTAAACAGTTTAGGGAGTGAGCAATGGGATCCGTTTTGGTTGGTAATTACCAATCAGCTTTATTGGAGCCCATTGTTTATTCTTATTTTTTATTTAACCATTAAGGCTTATGGTTGGAAACAAGGTGGATTTATGATTCTTACCATGATTTTATTGGTCGCCTTTTCAGACCAATTTACGAACCTTATAAAAAATTCGGTACAACGTTTACGTCCTAATAACGATCCAGAAATAAAGCACTTATTAAGAACGCTAATTACTCCTCAGAGTTTTAGTTTTACCTCTGGGCATGCTTCTACATCAACATTTTTCTCTGTTTTTGTAGTATTACTTTTAAAAGATAAATATAAGTATATCTACTTTGTTTTATTTTGGCCATTAATTTTCGCTTATAGTAGGTTGTATTTAGGAGTACATTTTCCTCTAGATATTATTGTAGGCGCTTTAGTAGGTGTCACTTTTGCTAATATTTATTACTACTTTTTTAAGAAGGTCAATCAAAAAATATTTCAATAA
- a CDS encoding peptidylprolyl isomerase → MKNLKYLIAFVILLTACSTTPEKYKGLNDGVYAEILTNNGEILVELYAEDVPMTVANFVSLVEGTNSKLVDSLKGKDFYEGVIFHRVVDNFVIQGGGFTASGRKDAGYVFGDEFPKSEDGDLMYRHNDKGILSMANAGPTTNNTQFFITHKPIPHLDGKHAVFGKTIINALQLKELKSKIKDSLQLNKAIDSTRMSVVNSIVQKDTILSVKILKLGAEANSFNAAEVFDTQLGDFANLEKDKKKAEDEVEKARYANYLVEKAAFLDEMDEAKAEKTSSGLRILKLKETSGKKIVDNKPLTINYTLYTADGKKIQSTAETSGTPFVCQLNDTQRPMIAGFKEGVLTMNEGEKVRLFIPYYLGYGEEKYGPFPAKSDLVFEVEVLKIGK, encoded by the coding sequence ATGAAGAATTTAAAATACTTAATTGCATTTGTTATTTTATTAACTGCATGCAGCACTACACCAGAAAAGTACAAAGGACTTAATGATGGAGTTTATGCTGAAATTTTAACCAATAATGGGGAGATTTTAGTAGAATTATATGCAGAAGATGTACCAATGACAGTTGCAAACTTTGTTTCTCTTGTAGAAGGAACAAATAGCAAGTTAGTAGATTCTTTAAAAGGTAAAGACTTTTATGAAGGTGTTATTTTTCATAGAGTTGTAGATAACTTTGTAATTCAGGGTGGTGGTTTTACTGCTAGTGGAAGAAAAGATGCAGGTTATGTTTTTGGTGACGAATTTCCAAAGAGTGAAGATGGAGATTTAATGTACAGACATAATGATAAAGGGATTCTTTCTATGGCAAATGCAGGACCAACAACCAACAATACTCAGTTTTTTATTACTCATAAACCAATTCCACATTTAGATGGTAAACATGCTGTGTTTGGTAAAACAATAATAAACGCACTTCAGTTAAAAGAATTAAAAAGTAAAATTAAAGATTCTTTACAGTTAAACAAAGCAATAGATTCTACAAGAATGTCTGTTGTAAATAGTATTGTACAAAAAGATACTATTTTATCTGTAAAGATTCTTAAACTTGGGGCTGAAGCAAATAGCTTTAATGCCGCAGAAGTTTTTGATACTCAATTAGGAGATTTCGCAAATTTAGAAAAAGATAAAAAGAAAGCTGAAGATGAAGTTGAAAAAGCAAGATATGCTAATTATTTAGTAGAAAAGGCGGCTTTTTTAGATGAAATGGATGAAGCTAAAGCAGAAAAAACATCTTCTGGACTTCGCATTTTAAAATTAAAAGAAACTTCTGGAAAAAAAATAGTTGACAACAAACCTTTAACTATTAATTATACCTTGTATACTGCAGATGGTAAAAAAATTCAGTCTACAGCAGAAACTAGTGGAACACCTTTTGTTTGTCAGTTAAATGATACTCAAAGACCTATGATTGCAGGTTTTAAAGAAGGTGTCTTAACGATGAACGAAGGAGAAAAAGTACGTTTATTTATCCCTTACTATTTAGGGTATGGTGAAGAAAAATATGGTCCTTTTCCTGCAAAATCTGATTTAGTTTTTGAAGTTGAAGTATTAAAAATTGGAAAATAA
- a CDS encoding FKBP-type peptidyl-prolyl cis-trans isomerase yields MKVVKSILAVAVVASMVSCGNQVKEVKSLETEIDSVSYAIGLSMSGQLRSGFEEVNKDILTQAIRNGLDSTNLLIDVKDIQSVISPYFQKKQAEQMKEQQEKAASEAEAKFGENKKAGIDFLAENKTKEGVITTDSGLQYIVLKEGNGDKPEGPTTKVKVHYHGTNIEGKVFDSSVDRGTPAEFGLNQVIKGWTEGVQLMNVGSKYKFFIPQELAYGAQQKGADIKPFSTLIFEVELLEITK; encoded by the coding sequence ATGAAAGTAGTAAAAAGTATTTTAGCAGTAGCTGTTGTTGCATCTATGGTTTCTTGTGGTAACCAAGTAAAAGAAGTTAAATCTTTAGAAACAGAAATAGACTCTGTTAGTTATGCAATTGGTTTAAGTATGTCTGGTCAATTAAGATCTGGTTTCGAAGAAGTAAATAAAGATATTCTTACACAGGCAATTAGAAATGGTTTAGATTCTACTAATTTATTAATAGATGTTAAAGATATTCAGAGTGTAATTAGCCCTTATTTTCAAAAGAAACAAGCAGAGCAAATGAAAGAGCAGCAAGAAAAAGCAGCTAGTGAAGCAGAAGCTAAGTTTGGAGAAAATAAAAAAGCAGGAATTGACTTTTTAGCAGAAAATAAAACAAAAGAAGGTGTAATTACTACAGATAGTGGTTTACAGTACATTGTTTTAAAAGAAGGTAACGGAGACAAGCCAGAAGGACCAACAACTAAAGTAAAAGTTCATTATCATGGAACTAACATAGAAGGAAAGGTTTTTGATAGCTCTGTAGATAGAGGTACTCCAGCAGAATTTGGATTAAACCAAGTAATTAAAGGATGGACAGAAGGTGTGCAGTTAATGAATGTTGGTTCTAAATACAAATTTTTTATACCTCAAGAATTAGCTTACGGAGCACAACAAAAAGGTGCAGATATTAAGCCATTTTCTACATTAATTTTTGAAGTAGAATTATTAGAAATTACAAAATAA
- the gldI gene encoding gliding motility-associated peptidyl-prolyl isomerase GldI has product MKIKILVLTSILCIGCSKIEPRKPINPKASTTVLKETIKESIKLNALEEAKILDVIKKDSVNTYQVSPNGFWYAYINKIEENAPTPKEGDLTVISYNIADLQGDTIYSKDELGVKNYRVDKEDFISALQVGIKLMKVGETITFVIPSYSAYGVSGDGNKIGINQSIKSTVTLININN; this is encoded by the coding sequence ATGAAAATTAAAATTTTAGTTCTAACATCAATTTTATGTATAGGTTGCTCTAAAATAGAGCCTAGAAAACCGATTAATCCTAAGGCCTCTACAACGGTATTAAAGGAAACTATTAAGGAATCTATAAAGTTAAATGCTTTAGAAGAAGCTAAGATTTTAGACGTAATTAAAAAAGATTCAGTAAATACATATCAAGTTTCTCCTAATGGATTTTGGTATGCCTACATCAACAAAATAGAAGAAAACGCTCCAACTCCAAAAGAAGGAGATCTTACGGTGATATCGTATAATATTGCTGATTTACAGGGAGATACAATTTATAGTAAGGACGAATTAGGGGTGAAAAATTATAGAGTAGATAAAGAAGATTTTATTTCTGCACTTCAAGTAGGAATAAAGTTGATGAAAGTTGGAGAAACCATTACATTTGTGATTCCGTCTTATAGTGCTTATGGCGTTTCTGGAGATGGAAATAAAATAGGAATTAATCAATCAATTAAGAGTACAGTAACATTAATCAATATAAATAATTAA
- a CDS encoding bifunctional oligoribonuclease/PAP phosphatase NrnA — protein MILKGLEELKSFLDTSRNIVIVGHRNPDGDAMGSTLALKHYLDKKGHNATVVVPNEYPEFLHWLPGSETTYRFDWQNNQSQKAIKASDLIFLLDFNTLHRVGTDMQKTLEKYPNDFAMIDHHQQPDDVKYMYSDVTICSTSQMVYQFIEMNADLDLIDADIATCLYTGIMTDTGSFRFRSTTSTTHRIIAALIDKGAKNDKIHNNVYDANSYNRLLLLGQALSNLQILPTYNTAYITLSSEEKKRFDFQKGDTEGVVNYALSLKGIIFAAIFIEDSEQGMVKISFRSKGTFSVNQFSRNHFSGGGHDNAAGGRSDISMAETVTKFVSLLPQYQNELKASYEN, from the coding sequence ATGATTTTAAAAGGATTGGAAGAGTTAAAAAGCTTTCTTGATACATCGAGAAATATTGTAATTGTAGGGCATAGAAATCCAGATGGAGATGCTATGGGGTCTACATTAGCTTTAAAACATTATTTAGATAAAAAAGGACACAATGCAACTGTTGTTGTGCCTAATGAATATCCAGAATTTTTACATTGGTTACCAGGTTCAGAAACTACCTATCGTTTCGATTGGCAAAATAATCAATCTCAAAAAGCCATAAAAGCTTCAGATCTTATTTTTCTTTTAGATTTTAATACGTTGCATAGAGTAGGTACTGATATGCAAAAAACGTTAGAAAAATATCCCAACGATTTTGCGATGATAGACCATCATCAACAACCAGATGATGTAAAATATATGTATTCTGATGTTACTATTTGCTCTACAAGTCAAATGGTATATCAATTTATAGAAATGAATGCCGATTTAGATTTAATTGATGCAGATATTGCTACATGTTTATATACAGGTATTATGACAGATACTGGATCTTTTCGTTTTAGATCTACCACAAGTACTACGCACAGAATTATTGCCGCTTTAATAGATAAAGGTGCAAAAAATGATAAAATACATAATAATGTATATGATGCCAATTCTTATAATAGATTGTTGTTATTAGGACAAGCATTAAGTAATTTACAAATTTTACCAACGTACAATACCGCTTATATTACGTTGTCTTCGGAAGAAAAAAAGAGATTCGATTTTCAAAAAGGAGATACAGAAGGTGTTGTAAATTATGCACTTTCTTTGAAAGGAATTATTTTTGCTGCAATTTTTATAGAAGATAGTGAGCAAGGCATGGTAAAAATATCTTTCCGTTCTAAAGGAACTTTTTCTGTAAATCAATTTTCAAGGAATCATTTTTCTGGAGGCGGACATGACAATGCAGCAGGAGGAAGGTCTGACATTTCCATGGCAGAGACAGTGACCAAATTTGTTAGTTTATTACCACAATATCAAAATGAATTAAAAGCTTCTTATGAAAATTAA
- a CDS encoding nucleoside-diphosphate kinase: MATNRTFTMLKPDAVENGHTGAILDKINAAGFRIVALKKTQMTQADAETFYAVHNERPFFGELVEFMTRGPIVAAILEKDNAVEDFRTLIGATNPADAAEGTIRKLYATSMGENAVHGSDSDENAEIEGNFHFSGRDQF; encoded by the coding sequence ATGGCAACAAATAGAACATTTACAATGCTTAAACCAGATGCTGTAGAAAACGGACATACTGGAGCAATTTTAGACAAAATTAACGCTGCTGGATTTAGAATTGTAGCTTTAAAGAAAACTCAAATGACACAAGCAGATGCTGAAACTTTTTATGCTGTGCATAATGAGCGTCCGTTTTTTGGTGAGTTAGTAGAGTTCATGACACGTGGACCAATTGTAGCTGCAATCTTAGAAAAAGATAACGCTGTAGAAGATTTTAGAACCTTAATTGGTGCTACAAATCCTGCTGATGCTGCAGAAGGTACAATTAGAAAATTATACGCAACTTCTATGGGAGAAAATGCTGTACATGGTTCTGATTCTGATGAAAATGCAGAAATTGAAGGAAACTTTCACTTTTCTGGAAGAGACCAATTTTAA
- a CDS encoding tetratricopeptide repeat protein, which yields MNKFIICLFILLCPLLGFSQRAKLYKDLPAKSYYENGNLRVARNFKSGKFLGYKTFYKSGALRSNYVFNSKGYHDSIANFYYPNGNVKTVWKYKKDKVKNRVDYTLEGAVVKGKKSYKKIRICNGFLPYGKDNLMWAFRRAKLNSGLGFYDEALEDFNFILSNLSPNEIRLSSQRSIYHSLAIVYSAIEDYEKALMYNFKALAIEGDNQAVLNNLGWLLLKAKDYDLALEYLNKCHDINPNNYYAFFNKAKLYLETGDYTKAVGFIEKTIADKRSHKLSEKDISVEKTIWATRGEIYYKLGRFEEAIKDLQKSLEENTVNSYAYKCLALIYIENNQLDKACNALAKAKEYKYDKTYNTNEVEELQNKYCL from the coding sequence ATGAATAAATTTATAATTTGTCTTTTTATATTATTATGCCCACTGTTGGGGTTTTCTCAAAGAGCTAAACTTTATAAAGATTTACCCGCTAAATCTTATTATGAGAATGGAAATTTAAGAGTTGCAAGGAATTTTAAGTCTGGAAAATTTTTAGGTTATAAAACTTTTTATAAAAGTGGTGCTTTAAGGTCTAACTACGTATTTAACTCTAAAGGTTATCATGATAGTATTGCTAACTTTTACTATCCAAATGGTAATGTTAAAACAGTTTGGAAGTATAAAAAGGATAAAGTGAAAAATCGTGTTGATTATACTTTGGAAGGAGCGGTTGTTAAAGGGAAGAAAAGTTATAAAAAAATAAGAATATGTAATGGTTTTTTACCTTATGGTAAAGATAATTTAATGTGGGCTTTTAGAAGAGCTAAATTAAATTCGGGACTTGGTTTTTACGATGAAGCTTTAGAAGATTTTAACTTTATTCTTTCTAATCTAAGTCCAAATGAAATAAGATTATCTTCTCAAAGAAGTATATATCATAGTTTGGCTATTGTTTATAGCGCTATTGAAGATTATGAAAAAGCATTGATGTATAATTTTAAAGCTTTAGCTATTGAAGGTGACAATCAAGCTGTTTTAAATAATTTAGGTTGGTTGCTGTTAAAAGCTAAAGATTATGACTTAGCATTAGAGTATTTAAATAAATGCCACGATATTAATCCGAATAATTATTATGCTTTCTTTAATAAAGCGAAACTTTATTTGGAAACTGGAGATTATACAAAAGCTGTAGGTTTTATAGAGAAAACGATAGCGGATAAAAGAAGTCATAAGTTATCAGAAAAAGATATTTCAGTTGAAAAAACTATTTGGGCAACAAGAGGAGAGATATATTATAAATTAGGTAGGTTTGAAGAGGCTATTAAAGATTTACAAAAATCCCTAGAAGAAAACACGGTTAATTCTTATGCTTATAAATGTTTAGCTTTAATTTATATAGAAAATAATCAATTAGATAAAGCTTGTAATGCTTTAGCTAAAGCAAAAGAATACAAGTATGATAAAACTTACAATACCAATGAGGTAGAAGAGTTGCAAAACAAGTACTGTTTATAA
- a CDS encoding DUF721 domain-containing protein: MAKRENDSFSIEDLMKSFIKENNLSKGMQKIKIEETWNKMMGPGVANHTTSVKLQNKTLVIQLTSSVLREELSYGKDKIVKMMNEEIGDDVISKLLLV, translated from the coding sequence ATGGCAAAAAGAGAAAATGATTCCTTTTCTATTGAAGATTTAATGAAAAGTTTTATCAAGGAAAACAACTTGAGTAAAGGAATGCAAAAAATTAAAATAGAAGAAACTTGGAATAAAATGATGGGACCTGGTGTTGCCAATCATACCACTTCTGTTAAGTTGCAAAATAAAACATTGGTTATTCAGTTAACGTCTTCTGTTTTACGTGAAGAATTAAGTTATGGTAAAGATAAGATTGTAAAAATGATGAATGAAGAAATTGGCGATGATGTAATTTCTAAATTATTGTTGGTATGA
- a CDS encoding DNA replication/repair protein RecF — MYLQKISLLNFKNIESQTFDFQKKINCFVGNNGIGKTNVLDAIYYLSFTKSYFNSVALQNIRHGEGFFMIEGDYLLNDRNEKIVCSLKKGQKKVLKRNGKSYEKFSEHIGQLPLVIISPADRDLVTEGSDTRRKFIDGVISQQNKTYLKDLLSYNKVLSQRNALLKYFAANRTFDALNLSVYDDQLSEFGARIYEVRKSFLEGFIPIFNEKYQIISGDKERVNLLYKSQLHDFSMEHLLEKSLTKDKIIQYTTSGIHKDDLSFDIGDYPIKKFGSQGQQKSYLIALKLAQFEFIKQQSKVTPILLLDDIFDKLDENRVSQIIDLVNNDEFGQIFITDTHFERTENILKHGSKEYQIFKL, encoded by the coding sequence ATGTATTTACAGAAAATTTCTTTACTTAATTTTAAAAATATTGAGTCGCAAACTTTTGATTTTCAGAAGAAAATAAATTGTTTTGTGGGTAATAATGGTATTGGAAAAACGAATGTTCTAGATGCTATTTATTACCTGTCTTTTACAAAAAGTTACTTTAATTCTGTCGCTTTGCAGAATATTAGACATGGAGAAGGTTTTTTTATGATAGAAGGAGACTATCTTTTAAACGATAGAAATGAGAAAATTGTTTGTAGCTTAAAAAAAGGTCAAAAAAAGGTTTTAAAGCGAAATGGTAAAAGTTACGAGAAGTTCTCTGAGCACATTGGGCAGTTACCATTGGTTATTATTTCTCCTGCAGATAGAGATTTGGTTACCGAAGGGAGTGATACAAGAAGAAAGTTTATAGATGGCGTAATTTCTCAACAAAACAAAACTTACTTAAAAGATTTATTGTCTTATAATAAGGTGCTGAGTCAAAGAAACGCATTGTTAAAATATTTTGCAGCAAATAGAACTTTTGATGCTTTAAATTTAAGTGTCTATGACGACCAACTTTCTGAGTTTGGAGCGCGTATTTACGAAGTTAGAAAAAGTTTTTTAGAAGGTTTTATTCCGATTTTTAATGAGAAATATCAAATAATTTCTGGTGATAAAGAGCGTGTTAATTTGTTGTATAAAAGTCAGTTGCATGATTTTTCTATGGAGCATTTATTAGAAAAGTCCTTAACAAAAGATAAAATTATACAGTATACAACTTCAGGCATACATAAAGATGATTTAAGTTTTGATATTGGCGATTATCCTATTAAAAAATTTGGTTCTCAAGGACAGCAAAAATCATATTTAATCGCTTTAAAATTGGCTCAGTTTGAGTTTATTAAGCAACAATCCAAAGTGACTCCTATTTTATTATTAGATGATATTTTCGATAAATTAGATGAAAATAGAGTGTCTCAAATTATAGATTTGGTAAATAACGATGAATTCGGACAGATATTTATTACAGATACGCATTTTGAAAGAACAGAGAATATATTAAAGCATGGGAGTAAAGAATATCAGATTTTTAAATTGTAA
- a CDS encoding tol-pal system YbgF family protein, with the protein MSPLIFKETMATYKKKYKAESKQVENQIDESEFETAGVLNTLDETASKSEQWIEKNNKPLFLSLIAVVVLFLAYMGYTKYVVEPNETKASNELAFPRKYFNEASIAGSGVDSLLTLGLEGADGNYGFLDIADSFSGTDAGNLANYYAGVSYLQMKKYDKAIEHLSKFDSDDELLGPVSIGAIGDAFADINQSEDALSYYEKAANKKSNDFTTPLYLFKAGQIAMELKDFGKAETLFTKIKENYSKSDQGRDIEKYIAAAKYAN; encoded by the coding sequence TTGTCGCCACTAATTTTTAAGGAAACAATGGCTACATACAAGAAAAAATACAAGGCAGAAAGTAAACAAGTAGAAAATCAAATTGATGAATCTGAATTTGAAACAGCTGGAGTATTAAATACTTTAGACGAAACAGCGTCTAAATCTGAGCAATGGATTGAGAAAAACAACAAACCATTATTTTTATCTTTAATAGCAGTAGTAGTATTGTTTTTAGCTTACATGGGTTATACTAAATATGTAGTGGAGCCAAACGAAACAAAAGCTTCTAACGAGTTAGCTTTTCCTAGAAAATATTTTAACGAAGCGTCAATTGCAGGTTCTGGAGTAGATTCTTTATTAACTTTAGGATTAGAAGGTGCAGATGGTAATTATGGTTTCTTAGACATTGCAGATTCTTTTAGCGGAACGGATGCAGGAAACTTAGCAAACTATTATGCAGGTGTTTCTTATTTACAAATGAAGAAATACGACAAAGCAATTGAGCACTTAAGTAAATTTGATTCTGATGATGAGTTATTAGGTCCAGTTTCTATTGGTGCTATTGGTGATGCTTTTGCAGACATTAACCAATCTGAAGATGCTTTAAGTTACTATGAAAAAGCTGCAAACAAAAAAAGTAATGATTTTACAACTCCATTATACTTATTTAAAGCAGGTCAAATTGCTATGGAATTAAAAGATTTTGGTAAAGCAGAAACATTATTTACAAAAATTAAAGAAAACTATTCTAAATCTGACCAAGGTAGAGATATAGAAAAATATATAGCAGCAGCTAAATACGCTAACTAA
- the ribH gene encoding 6,7-dimethyl-8-ribityllumazine synthase, translated as MATTNLSVYDKTTIPNAKSFRFGIVVSEWNPEITGNLQKGAIETLLDCGATKENIISWDVPGSFELVYGCKKMIATQQLDAIIAIGNVIQGETKHFDFVCEGVTQGIVDLNVKYDVPVIFCVLTDNTKQQSLDRSGGKLGNKGTECAVAAIKMAALKNIDATSESIGY; from the coding sequence ATGGCTACAACCAATTTATCAGTTTACGATAAAACAACAATCCCAAATGCGAAATCTTTTCGATTTGGGATTGTTGTTTCAGAATGGAATCCTGAAATTACAGGGAATTTACAAAAAGGTGCAATTGAAACTTTATTAGATTGCGGTGCAACTAAAGAAAACATTATTTCTTGGGATGTTCCTGGAAGTTTTGAATTAGTTTATGGTTGCAAGAAAATGATTGCAACGCAACAACTTGATGCAATTATTGCCATTGGAAACGTAATACAAGGAGAAACTAAACATTTCGATTTTGTTTGTGAAGGCGTTACCCAAGGTATTGTAGATTTAAATGTAAAATACGATGTTCCTGTTATATTTTGTGTTTTAACAGATAACACAAAACAGCAATCTTTAGACAGATCTGGAGGTAAATTAGGTAACAAAGGAACAGAATGTGCTGTTGCAGCAATTAAAATGGCTGCACTTAAAAATATTGATGCTACTTCAGAAAGTATTGGTTATTAA
- a CDS encoding riboflavin synthase subunit beta, protein MGFLKRTNKKFDYQPRFYKGEGSPFKIEHKLDQFRTTTGKNKGIKGKFSDAFDDLKNSDRSVNKTLFYIIAILVLIFLYIIDFDLSIFQ, encoded by the coding sequence ATGGGATTTTTAAAACGTACTAATAAAAAATTTGATTACCAACCTCGTTTTTACAAAGGAGAAGGTAGCCCTTTTAAAATAGAACACAAATTAGATCAGTTTAGAACAACCACTGGTAAAAATAAAGGAATTAAAGGTAAATTTAGTGATGCTTTTGATGATTTAAAAAATTCAGACAGAAGCGTAAACAAAACACTTTTTTATATTATCGCAATTTTAGTACTTATCTTTTTGTACATCATAGATTTCGATTTATCCATTTTTCAATAA
- the mutL gene encoding DNA mismatch repair endonuclease MutL, which produces MSDIIQLLPDHVANQIAAGEVVQRPASVVKELLENAIDAGSNNIKLLLKDAGKTLIQVIDNGKGMSTTDARMSFERHATSKIQKAEDLFNLNTKGFRGEALASIAAIAHVELKTKQDDEELGTCIKIEGSKIVSQDFISTSKGTSIAVKNLFYNIPARRNFLKSDTVETRHIIDEFQRVALAHPNIAFLMHHNDNEVYHLKSSNLRKRIVSVFGTKMNEKLVPINEYTDIVGIEGFVAKPEFSKRKRGEQFFFVNDRFIKSSYLNHAVVNAFDGLLEQGSHPSYFLYLTVPANTIDINIHPTKTEIKFDNEKALYAMLRATVKHSLGQYNVAPVLDFNRDANLDTPYHFNSKPKSTSTPKISVDPDFNPFKEEANKEIHTPFKSEPKTESWESLYTPTIADTEEEIQSELFDNQQEIKTQKTFQIQRKYLLSSIKSGVVLINQSLAHQRILYEDFLESITVKEANSQQLLFPVKISYTSAEIEMIYTIKTELENAGFSFDEFTKDSVTIKGIPVSVTESKITIILEELLSDIDLEVPDASFSHFDVMAKSFSKTLSIKTGTQLSEREQEGLVNDLFSCKEPTISPFGKPIFKTLTLNEIDNLFNS; this is translated from the coding sequence ATGTCGGATATTATTCAATTATTACCAGATCATGTTGCTAACCAAATTGCTGCAGGAGAAGTCGTTCAACGCCCTGCTTCTGTTGTAAAAGAGTTGCTAGAAAACGCCATTGATGCTGGTTCAAACAATATAAAACTTTTATTAAAAGACGCTGGAAAAACGTTAATTCAAGTAATTGATAACGGAAAAGGAATGAGTACCACAGACGCTAGAATGAGTTTTGAGCGTCATGCAACTTCTAAAATCCAAAAGGCAGAAGATTTATTTAACCTGAACACCAAAGGTTTTAGAGGAGAAGCTTTAGCATCTATTGCTGCCATTGCGCATGTAGAATTAAAAACAAAACAAGACGACGAAGAGCTAGGTACTTGCATAAAAATTGAAGGAAGTAAAATTGTATCACAAGATTTTATTTCTACTAGTAAAGGAACCAGTATTGCTGTAAAAAACTTGTTTTACAATATTCCGGCAAGAAGAAATTTTTTAAAATCGGATACTGTAGAAACGCGTCATATTATAGATGAATTTCAAAGAGTAGCTTTAGCGCATCCAAATATTGCTTTTTTAATGCATCATAATGATAATGAAGTTTATCATTTAAAAAGCAGTAATTTAAGAAAACGAATTGTGAGTGTTTTTGGTACTAAAATGAATGAAAAGTTAGTTCCTATAAACGAATATACTGATATAGTAGGTATAGAAGGTTTTGTTGCGAAACCAGAATTTTCTAAAAGAAAAAGAGGAGAACAATTCTTTTTTGTAAACGATCGTTTTATAAAAAGTTCATACTTAAATCATGCAGTGGTAAATGCTTTTGATGGTTTGTTGGAACAGGGATCACATCCCTCCTATTTTTTATACCTAACAGTACCTGCAAATACTATTGACATTAACATTCATCCAACTAAAACAGAGATAAAGTTTGATAATGAAAAAGCATTGTATGCCATGTTAAGAGCTACTGTAAAACACAGTTTGGGCCAATACAATGTAGCACCTGTTTTAGATTTTAATAGAGATGCTAATTTAGATACACCGTATCATTTTAATTCAAAACCAAAATCTACATCTACACCAAAAATATCCGTAGATCCAGATTTTAATCCATTTAAGGAAGAAGCAAATAAAGAAATTCATACGCCGTTTAAAAGCGAACCAAAAACAGAAAGTTGGGAATCTCTATATACTCCTACTATTGCAGATACAGAAGAAGAGATACAATCGGAATTATTTGACAATCAACAAGAAATAAAAACACAAAAAACATTTCAAATTCAGCGAAAATATTTACTAAGCTCCATAAAATCTGGTGTAGTTTTAATCAATCAATCTTTAGCGCATCAACGTATTTTATATGAAGACTTCTTAGAAAGTATTACTGTAAAAGAAGCTAACAGTCAGCAATTATTGTTTCCCGTTAAAATTTCTTACACATCGGCAGAAATAGAAATGATTTATACTATAAAAACTGAATTAGAAAATGCTGGTTTTTCTTTTGATGAATTTACAAAAGACAGTGTTACTATAAAAGGAATACCTGTTTCGGTTACAGAGAGTAAAATAACAATTATCTTAGAAGAGTTATTAAGTGATATCGATTTAGAAGTACCAGATGCTAGTTTTAGTCATTTTGATGTAATGGCAAAATCATTTTCAAAAACATTGTCTATTAAAACAGGTACACAACTTTCTGAACGAGAACAAGAAGGATTGGTAAATGATTTATTTTCTTGTAAGGAACCGACCATTTCTCCTTTTGGAAAACCAATTTTTAAAACATTAACATTAAACGAAATAGACAATCTATTTAACAGTTAA